Proteins encoded together in one Tripterygium wilfordii isolate XIE 37 chromosome 14, ASM1340144v1, whole genome shotgun sequence window:
- the LOC120014591 gene encoding ribosome production factor 1: MGGKRKKSESEGVLGDEDNERSNKKEKKSSTKKDILPSMIKNKEKRSAIHAKIKRDKKLEKRKKIKSRDAAEERALELGEEPPPRMVPRTIENTRELDETVCRPDDEELFAGNEADEFSAILKQERMPKILITTCRFNSTRGPAFISELLTVIPNAHYYKRGTYDLKKIVEYANNKDFTAVIVVHTSRREPDALLIIGLPNGPTAHFKLSNLILRKDIKNHGNPTGHKPELVLNNFTTRLGHRLGRLIMSLFPQDPNFRGRRVVTLHNQRDFIFFRHHRYIFETKETKQSDSKGKAKKAKDGKGENITEQRTIARLQECGPRFTLKLISLQHGTFDTKGGEYEWVHKPEMDTSRRRFFL; this comes from the exons ATGGGgggaaagaggaagaagagcgAAAGCGAGGGTGTCTTAGGAGATGAAGATAATGAGAGGAGTaataagaaggaaaagaagagtAGTACCAAGAAGGATATACTTCCATCCATGATTAAAAACAAGGAGAAGAGATCCGCCATACACGCCAAGATCAAGCGTGACAAGAAGCTTGAGAAGCGGAAGAAGATTAAGTCCCGCGATGCCGCAGAAGAGCGGGCACTTGAGCTCGGCGAGGAG CCTCCTCCAAGGATGGTACCTCGCACCATTGAGAACACAAGGGAGTTAGACGAAACTGTTTGCAGACCCGATGATGAAGAG CTATTTGCTGGTAATGAAGCAGATGAGTTTAGTGCAATTCTAAAACAAGAACGAATGCCAAAGATATTGATCACGACTTGCCGTTTCAATTCAACT AGAGGACCAGCATTTATATCAGAGCTTCTTACGGTGATTCCAAATGCACATTATTACAAGAGAGGAACCTATGACTTGAAGAAG ATTGTAGAATATGCAAACAACAAGGATTTCACAGCTGTTATAGTAGTCCACACTAGCCGCAGGGAACCAG ATGCTCTCCTTATTATTGGCTTGCCTAATGGACCTACTGCCCATTTTAAGCTCTCAAATCTCATTTTACGCAAGGATATTAAG AATCATGGAAATCCAACAGGTCATAAGCCTGAGCTGGTGTTGAACAACTTTACAACTCGCTTGGGCCATCGACTAGGAAG ATTAATAATGTCACTTTTTCCACAAGATCCAAATTTCCGTGGACGGCGAGTTGTAACCTTACACAATCAGCGCGATTTTATATTCTTCAGGCATCACAG GTACATCTTTGAGACCAAAGAAACTAAACAGAGTGACTCGAAAGGTAAAGCTAAAAAGGCAAAGGATGGTAAGGGCGAGAATATCACTGAACAGAGAACCATTGCCCGTCTTCAG GAGTGTGGTCCTCGCTTCACGCTTAAGTTGATCAGTCTACAACATGGAACATTTGATACCAAGGGGGGTGAATATGAATGGGTTCACAAG CCGGAAATGGACACTAGCCGGAGAAGGTTTTTCTTATGA
- the LOC120015707 gene encoding uncharacterized protein LOC120015707, whose amino-acid sequence MLQDLMQLQEQLPKEEILSPFSAQMFEFCDRELFPETVLTATSTATANTTNNNTNDLSIIFDSQDEIDNDIAASIDFSPSPAFSVPQFVTNQQDQLDLLSLQPQIQLSDVVVDGLSQYPADPISRLMGPPLPSVFEEDCLSSVPSYVPLNPPSPSGSFLGPAMGTYMASGSLTAALPADNSGFVAGSSFMGGPELQPQDLEFQGDNGGIFFPDSIQRMFNHEDLQALSGENTTQLVGGVGSSVPLATEISSLEDSSFKVGKLSVEQRKEKIHRYMKKRSERNFSKKIKYACRKTLADSRPRVRGRFAKNDDFEEPHRNVCSNHEEDDDDEVGVKEEDDMVDSSDIFAHISGVNSFKCNYSPQSWIG is encoded by the exons ATGTTGCAAGACTTGATGCAATTACAAGAACAGCTTCCCAAG GAGGAGATTTTGAGCCCGTTTAGTGCTCAGATGTTTGAATTTTGCGACCGCGAATTGTTTCCAGAAACAGTACTTACTGCGACTTCAACTGCTACTGCAAATACTACTAACAATAACACCAATGATCTGTCCATAATTTTTGATTCCCAAGATGAGATTGACAACGATATCGCTGCTTCGATCGATTTCTCTCCTTCACCTGCATTTTCTGTCCCGCAATTTGTCACTAATCAGCAAGACCAGCTTGATTTACTGTCACTGCAACCACAAATTCAATTATCAGATGTTGTTGTTGATGGACTCTCTCAGTACCCTGCAGACCCCATTTCGCGTCTCATGGGGCCTCCATTGCCATCAGTTTTTGAAGAGGATTGTTTGTCTTCAGTCCCATCTTATGTTCCATTGAACCCTCCTTCTCCTTCTGGTTCTTTCCTTGGACCTGCCATGGGTACATACATGGCTTCTGGGTCTTTGACTGCTGCATTACCTGCTGACAATTCCGGGTTTGTTGCTGGAAGTAGCTTCATGGGTGGCCCCGAATTGCAACCACAGGACCTGGAATTTCAAGGTGATAATGGTGGAATTTTCTTCCCCGATTCGATTCAGCGCATGTTCAACCATGAGGACTTGCAG GCACTTAGTGGGGAGAACACAACACAATTGGTTGGTGGGGTTGGGAGTTCTGTTCCATTAGCAACAGAAATCTCAAGCTTGGAGGATTCATCTTTCAAAGTGGGGAAACTCTCTGTTGAACAGAGGAAGGAGAAGATTCATAGGTACATGAAGAAAAGGAGTGAAAGGAATTTCAGCAAGAAAATTAAG TATGCCTGTCGCAAGACGCTGGCGGATAGTCGACCCAGAGTGAGAGGAAGATTTGCTAAGAACGATGACTTCGAAGAACCCCACAGGAATGTTTGTAGCAACCAtgaagaggatgatgatgatgaa GTTGGTGTGAAAGAAGAGGATGATATGGTTGATTCTTCAGACATATTTGCTCACATCAGTGGTGTGAATTCCTTCAAATGCAACTATTCTCCGCAGTCCTGGATTGGATGA
- the LOC120015137 gene encoding pre-mRNA-processing factor 19 homolog 1, translating into MNCSISGEVPEEPVVVRTSGLLFEKRLIERHISDYGKCPITGEPLTMDDIVTVKTGKIVKPRMVQTASIPGMIGMFQNEWDSLMLSNFALEQQLHTARQELSHALYQHDAACRVIARLKKERDEARSLLAQAERQIPMSTSTAVSVNASTVVVSNGKRAAEDEELGPGAKKACPGISASIIADLTECNAALSQQRKKRQISATLASVDALERYTQLSSHPLHKTSKPGIISLDIHHARDIIATGGADANAVVFDRPSGEILSTLSGHSKKVTSVKFVGEGDLVLTGSADKTVRIWQGAEDGNYDCRHVLKDHTAEVQAVTVHATNNYFVTASLDSTWSFYDISSALCLAQVTDTSGSEGFTSAAFHPDGLILGTGTAGALVKIWDVKSQQNVANFDDHVKSGQTGPITSMSFSENGYFLATAAHDSVKVFDLRKLKNIRTFRFDDSDTPTNYAEFDHSGSYLAVAGADIRIYQVASVKAEWNCIKTFPDLSGTGKTTCVKFGQDAKYVAVGSMDRNLRLFGLPGDDGSLES; encoded by the exons ATGAACTGCTCAA TATCCGGCGAGGTGCCGGAAGAGCCCGTCGTTGTAAGGACGTCTGGGCTGCTCTTCGAGAAGCGCTTAATTGAGAGGCACATATCG GATTATGGAAAATGCCCAATCACCGGTGAACCACTTACTATGGATGATATCGTCACAGTAAAAACAGGCAAG ATTGTAAAGCCAAGGATGGTGCAGACTGCTAGCATACCTGGGATGATTGGAATGTTCCAAAAC GAATGGGATAGTTTGATGTTATCAAACTTTGCTTTGGAGCAACAACTACATACAGCAAGGCAGGAGCTGAGCCATGCACTATACCAG CATGATGCTGCTTGTCGTGTGATTGCAAGACTAAAGAAGGAGAGGGATGAAGCAAGGTCATTACTTGCACAGGCTGAGAGGCAGATACCTATGTCAACTTCAACAGCTGTGTCAGTCAATGCCTCTACTGTGGTGGTTAGCAATGGGAAAAgag CTGCTGAAGATGAAGAGTTGGGCCCTGGTGCAAAGAAAGCATGCCCTGGAATTTCTGCTAGCATCATAGCTGACTTAACGGAATGTAATGCAGCTCTCTCACAACAGCGGAAGAAGCGCCAG ATCTCCGCAACATTGGCTTCTGTTGATGCACTGGAGAGATATACCCAGCTTTCTAGTCATCCACTTCACAAAACTAGCAAACCAGGCATCATATCACTCGATATCCATCATGCCAGG GACATAATTGCAACCGGAGGGGCTGATGCAAATGCTGTAGTTTTTGATCGACCTTCAGGAGAGATCTTATCCACACTCAGTGGTCACTCGAAGAAG GTTACTAGCGTAAAGTTTGTGGGTGAGGGTGATTTAGTTTTGACCGGCTCAGCAGACAAG ACGGTTCGTATATGGCAAGGGGCTGAAGATGGGAATTACGACTGTAGGCACGTCTTGAAAGATCATACAGCAgaa GTGCAAGCTGTCACTGTCCATGCCACAAACAACTACTTTGTGACTGCCTCTCTTGACAGTACATGGTCCTTCTATGATATTTCCTCTGCACTCTGCTTGGCGCAg GTTACGGATACTTCAGGATCTGAGGGCTTCACATCTGCTGCATTTCATCCTGATGGTCTTATTCTGGGAACGGGCACCGCTGGGGCCCTTGTTAAAATTTGGGATGTAAAAAGTCAG CAAAATGTTGCAAATTTTGATGATCACGTTAAATCAGGGCAAACTGGGCCAATTACTTCTATGTCTTTCTCGGAAAATGGATACTTCCTTGCG ACTGCAGCTCATGATAGTGTTAAAGTATTTGACCTACGTAAATTGAAGAACATCCGAACATTCAGATTTGATGATTCAGATACACCAACAAACTATG CGGAATTTGATCATAGCGGAAGTTACCTCGCAGTTGCAGGCGCAGATATTAG AATCTACCAAGTTGCCAGTGTTAAAGCGGAATGGAATTGTATTAAAACTTTCCCAGACTTGTCTGGCACAG GTAAAACCACTTGTGTAAAATTTGGTCAAGATGCAAAATACGTGGCAGTTGGTTCGATGGATCGTAACCTCCGCTTATTTGGCCTGCCTGGGGATGATGGTTCGTTAGAATCATGA
- the LOC120015139 gene encoding oxidation resistance protein 1 gives MITLKEKVTESFSRLFADSPNSPSSSPSDLDHNSKARPYDKRFFSFGLPFDWSKSSKHKETPKPIQSLPVRWRSKEFRQQNEQVNSYQDCTATCDNGAVRKSSDDYEYYSPISVCGNKQTLPPCDNHEECNSQRSSNNSDVFEEANEQQSPQKSLPDLTDDSAFISQDLYEFLKLSLPNIVMGRRWVLLYSTSKHGISLRTLTRKSADLPGPCLLIAGDMRGAVFGGLLECPLKPTAKRKYQGTHQTFVFTTIYGAPRIFRPTGVNRYYYLCLNDLLALGGGGNFALCLDGDLLRGTSGPCETFGNLCLAHSEEFELKNVELWGFAHASQYLP, from the exons ATGATTACCTTGAAAGAAAAGGTAACCGAGAGCTTCTCTCGTCTCTTCGCCGATTCGCCCaactctccttcttcttccccaTCTGATCTCGATCACAATTCCAAG GCCAGGCCATATGATAAAAGGTTTTTTTCATTCGGTCTCCCGTTTGATTGGTCCAAGTCGAGCAAGCACAAAGAAACTCCGAAACCAATCCAATCACTTCCCGTTAGATGGAGAAGTAAGGAATTTCGGCAACAGAATGAGCAAGTTAACAGCTATCAAGATTGCACTGCAACTTGTGATAATGGTGCAGTACGAAAAAGTTCTGATGATTATGAATACTATAGCCCAATATCGGTATGTGGGAACAAACAAACACTTCCTCCTTGTGACAATCATGAGGAGTGCAACTCTCAAAGAAGTAGCAACAATTCTGATGTATTTGAAGAGGCAAATGAACAACAGAGTCCGCAGAAGTCTCTACCTGACCTCACTGATGACTCGGCTTTTATTTCACAAGACTTGTATGAATTCTTGAAGTTATCCCTTCCTAATATTGTGATGGGGCGGCGATGGGTCTTGTTGTATAG TACGTCGAAACATGGTATATCACTCCGCACACTTACCCGCAAAAGTGCTGACCTTCCGGGCCCTTGTTTGTTG ATTGCTGGAGATATGAGGGGTGCTGTTTTCGGTGGGCTTTTAGAATGCCCCTTGAAGCCTACTGCGAAGAGGAAATATCAG GGGACGCACCAAACATTCGTGTTCACTACCATATATGGTGCCCCAAGGATATTTAGACCTACTG GTGTCAATCGATACTACTACTTGTGCTTGAATGACTTATTGGcccttggtggtggtggaaacTTTGCTCTATGCTTGGATGGAGAtct GTTAAGAGGAACTAGTGGTCCCTGTGAAACATTTGGAAACTTATGTCTGGCCCATAGCGAAGAGTTTGAGTTGAAGAATGTTGAG CTATGGGGATTTGCGCATGCCTCACAATACCTTCCATGA
- the LOC120014230 gene encoding uncharacterized protein LOC120014230 has product MFQFFRRRHQYLLFDSAEQEVIHENCLTVEGESLERKGEVKTHRGSIIDHVYIDRDHKTTHENLVRDYFSLTLPFPHRLFRRGFRMSHKLFLHIYDVVVAYDEYFVQSRNVARIEGLSSLQKVTAALRMICYGVSGDIVDEYIRLAESTTNEAMKKFVEAVINIFGDKYLRSHNSNDINRLLQLHEKHGFPGMLGSIDCMHWTWKNCPSGWKGHYSGHSGDATVILEAVASRDLWTWHTFFGLQGSLNDINVLERSPVFTDVIIGRAPSVNFVINNNQYDMGYYLADGIYPKWSTIANTIQMPQSQKAKNYARAQESARKDVEHVLGVLQSCFHIIQQPCKYFKLATMKNIMRACVILHNMIVEDERYLYKSLEKSNYYLFEEVSAPIVDYGYNHFDYNQFIAGREKLKDKIMHRHLQEYLIKHLWERHGNVDY; this is encoded by the coding sequence atgtttcaattttttcGAAGAAGACATCAATATCTCTTATTTGATTCTGCTGAACAAGAGGTTATACATGAAAATTGTTTAACCGTGGAAGGAGAAAGTTTAGAGAGAAAAGGCGAAGTGAAGACACATCGAGGTTCTATTATCGATCATGTTTACATCGATCGTGATCATAAGACGACCCATGAAAACTTGGTGCGTGATTACTTCTCCCTAACCCTGCCATTTCCTCATAGGTTATTTCGAAGAGGATTTCGTATGAGTCATAAATTATTCCTCCATATTTATGATGTTGTTGTGGCTTATGATGAATATTTTGTGCAATCTCGAAATGTTGCACGGATAGAGGGCTTATCTTCATTACAGAAAGTTACTGCAGCACTCAGAATGATATGTTATGGAGTTTCTGGTGATATAGTGGATGAGTATATTCGGCTTGCAGAGAGCACAACAAATGAGGCAATGAAAAAATTTGTTGAGGCAGTGATTAATATTTTCGGTGATAAATACTTGAGGTCACATAATTCCAATGACATAAATAGGTTGCTTCAACTACACGAGAAGCATGGATTCCCAGGAATGCTTGGCAGCATTGATTGTATGCACTGGACATGGAAAAATTGTCCAAGCGGATGGAAGGGTCACTACTCAGGCCATAGTGGTGATGCAACAGTGATATTAGAGGCAGTAGCCTCACGTGATCTTTGGACATGGCATACTTTCTTTGGCCTTCAGGGTTCACTCAATGACATCAACGTTCTTGAACGTTCTCCTGTCTTTACAGATGTTATTATCGGTCGTGCTCCATCAGTGAACTTTGTCATCAATAATAATCAATACGATATGGGATATTATCTGGCAGATGGAATCTACCCAAAATGGTCAACTATTGCAAATACAATCCAAATGCCACAATCTCAAAAGGCAAAAAATTATGCAAGAGCTCAAGAGTCTGCACGGAAAGATGTTGAACATGTCCTTGGAGTTCTCCAATCATGTTTCCATATAATTCAACAACCTTGCAAGTATTTCAAGTTAGCAACAATGAAGAATATCATGAGGGCATGTGTTATATTGCATAACATGATTGTAGAAGACGAGCGTTACCTATACAAGTCACTGGAGAAAAGTAACTATTATTTGTTTGAAGAAGTTTCTGCTCCAATAGTAGATTACGGATATAACCACTTTGATTATAACCAATTCATTGCTGGACGTGAAAAGTTAAAAGACAAAATTATGCACCGCCATCTTCAAGAATACTTAATTAAGCATCTATGGGAGAGGCATGGAAATGTTGATTACTAG